One window of Halorussus sp. MSC15.2 genomic DNA carries:
- a CDS encoding CBS domain-containing protein produces the protein MDIADAVTTEYVDVNPGTRLGKIRGIFDGDQTLEAIVVRGESDKFEGIVTRKDLVSSHHDPEAKVRSVVRHPPTVARDEDVRETARLMVEGQVKMLPVLDDDGVLRGVVNAKDLLEMVQDNLGALDVSDVYTEDVVSVEPDTVLGKVIHTIRTHKFTRVPVIDGTDAVGMISLYDLVDFTTRKMTQEQGGNNNATDSFGGGVSKSQGRTHGGWGERSGLEATMTNLPARDVMNSPAATIPLDAGLDEAFAKMQDHGYSSLIVVPEEFESPAGIVTITDLLRALTWTGDQEQRSDVQVFGVDLLDVLSREEIVERIDEIDGKYKDMDILEANVRFHKHKEQHRGTPFVRCTIRLFTDEGLFSGTGEEYGAQAAFKNAADIVERNALDDKERESPRHQMEQERERTAELVEWWTTTETSS, from the coding sequence ATGGATATCGCCGACGCCGTTACGACCGAGTACGTGGACGTGAACCCGGGCACCCGACTGGGGAAGATTCGGGGCATCTTCGACGGTGACCAGACGTTGGAGGCCATCGTCGTCCGGGGCGAGAGCGACAAGTTCGAGGGCATCGTCACCCGCAAGGACCTCGTGAGTTCGCACCACGACCCCGAGGCGAAGGTCCGGTCGGTGGTGCGCCACCCGCCGACGGTGGCCAGAGACGAGGACGTGCGCGAGACCGCGCGGTTGATGGTCGAGGGGCAGGTCAAGATGCTCCCGGTTCTCGACGACGACGGCGTCCTGCGGGGCGTCGTCAACGCGAAGGACCTGCTGGAGATGGTGCAGGACAACCTCGGTGCCCTCGACGTGTCGGACGTGTACACCGAGGACGTGGTGTCGGTCGAACCCGACACCGTCCTCGGGAAGGTCATCCACACGATTCGGACACACAAGTTCACCCGCGTCCCGGTCATCGACGGCACCGACGCGGTCGGGATGATAAGCCTCTACGACCTCGTGGACTTCACGACTCGGAAGATGACACAGGAACAGGGCGGCAACAACAACGCCACCGACTCGTTCGGCGGCGGCGTCTCGAAGAGTCAGGGTCGCACCCACGGCGGTTGGGGCGAGCGGTCGGGGTTGGAGGCGACGATGACCAACCTGCCCGCCCGCGACGTGATGAACTCGCCCGCGGCCACGATTCCGCTCGACGCCGGACTCGACGAGGCGTTCGCGAAGATGCAGGACCACGGCTACTCGTCGCTCATCGTCGTCCCGGAGGAGTTCGAATCGCCCGCGGGCATCGTGACGATTACCGACCTGCTCCGGGCGCTGACGTGGACCGGCGACCAAGAGCAGCGCTCCGACGTGCAGGTGTTCGGCGTGGACCTGCTGGACGTCCTCTCGCGCGAGGAGATAGTCGAGCGAATCGACGAAATCGACGGGAAGTACAAGGACATGGACATCCTCGAAGCGAACGTCCGCTTCCACAAGCACAAGGAGCAGCATCGGGGGACGCCGTTCGTCCGATGCACGATACGACTGTTCACCGACGAAGGGTTGTTCTCCGGGACCGGCGAGGAGTACGGTGCGCAGGCCGCCTTCAAGAACGCCGCCGACATCGTCGAGCGCAACGCCCTCGACGACAAGGAGCGCGAGTCGCCGCGCCACCAGATGGAACAGGAGCGCGAGCGAACCGCCGAACTCGTCGAGTGGTGGACGACGACCGAGACGAGTAGTTGA